A section of the Parasteatoda tepidariorum isolate YZ-2023 chromosome 6, CAS_Ptep_4.0, whole genome shotgun sequence genome encodes:
- the LOC139425893 gene encoding astacin-like metalloprotease toxin 1, translated as MVSYTIQLLTIQVFCFLVILTTAFALPFPEELNDADVQRYYNARKEAMKNLDVFDGDMLGIEDMLEEDRNGRRLKRYRWPNAVVPYYIHTDIDDEKRRNIFAAFAYYHENTCIKFVPRTTERDYIWIYNGSRCSSYVRRKPTIIQPQAISLADGCQHLGVILHELGHAIGFFHEHGRYDRDQYLEIHLENVEESKTSF; from the exons ATGGTTTCATACACAATTCAATTGCTCACAATACAAGTCTTTTGCTTCCTAGTCATTTTGACCACTGCTTTTGCTCTTCCGTTTCCAGAAGAACTTAACGATGCTGATGTTCAAAGGTATTATAATGCGAGGAAAG AAGCCATGAAAAATCTAGACGTATTTGATGGAGATATGCTGGGAATAGAAGATATGCTC GAGGAAGACAGAAATGGTAGACGATTAAAACGTTATAGGTGGCCTAATGCTGTTGTACCGTATTATATTCACACGGACATTGATG ACGAAAAGcgaagaaacatttttgcagCTTTCGCTTATTATCATGAAAACACCTGCATAAAGTTTGTTCCGAGAACTACTGAAAGGGATTACATTTGGATATATAACGGAAGTCG atgTAGCTCTTATGTTAGAAGAAAACCAACCATAATTCAACCTCAAGCCATATCACTTGCAGATGGATGCCAACACCTTGGAGTGATTCTCCATGAACTTGGGCATGCTATTGGATTCTTTCATGAACACGGCAGATATGACAGAGATCAATATCTTGAAATCCACTTAGAAAATGTTGAAGAAAGTAAGACTTCATTCTGA